The following coding sequences are from one Anabas testudineus chromosome 16, fAnaTes1.2, whole genome shotgun sequence window:
- the zgc:158766 gene encoding pleckstrin homology domain-containing family G member 4B isoform X2, translating into MLSLGKMHSRAKSRSCDNYLSIKDAESLDNCIQSTLSALYRPFTATAATVLWQLFSVVERQYRGDGLRCLIDFLLPAKRILQIIQQETYVRFRGLLFYHEGWPLCIHEKVVLQLAPLHKVRLKQGDFYFQIVPLGRKTAKLVIKCLSASGQAIAEIPIAESMYSSIFTAEFLQNVTRDRNLHPLQNCLLTTGTAVYRTPWKNVVNPVFVSSTSDAIMQARCSRGGFRGHLSTCSTSGSTGTLDSQRSSRESLHSQGADSIFSEPTSLNRNHTDRGSESHSTSTADTATRIIKIERPTEECGIGHGGEDTGGKERAPGSKLLSFSTDLSNPGPRRRIPKDSVAFESRRLFRKSYMEALQNPMSLGSSSESILEEGSEHSAGLRERTVTPGSSPDTRTSSREHLPRKLGSRGWLSSDDSRPSTPLLYLQRSLRSAERRAERRSKSLERTNKAGQVKGHRERSSSGGSASISPKKLMNGYALRFGKLDVEAVFPGSERRNSKEESGQRDDGISSESRQHRHSVEESHSPKAPNGAAIRLNSTSSSSFESISAFPKLMSEVNQELLTSGAVILPGNRDRSGRAVLQVCTRAQVWAGESCMVNDLTCLLGYYYFMLRKERRDQGLTVVIDSRRQQPVPALLSSLSELQALVPNALYSIYFLVDKETVAKTERDINVQTEMLSSLKALLKHIDQTQLTRELEGTFHYDHNHWIHFRQKIEPFASSCSAAITSLQESIRTLSNTGNLKTSKEVSEVIEQQRHLMKHVLDDTRLNRLRLEGGTVLARIRKEEACENENYRDAVDMLNALYNQVDEEVHKLVILSNKSQKHLESLLEVRKFEEQTQQIKLWFSVEGEKQLIPVESLNLSVAKIKEMRGSLHQFLEESVYQQRHGLQLVKNSPESLPDSVLLDFKEHLGSVLSRVEHRKAQLEILTNLYEFYDSANQWMDHCQDYFHQLSLQTPGMALSPSVVQNLQDYYTEASKFSMDNFSTLNDMVLSLESPQQLQRWNTVWNKCQQTKQQLEETLALALRTAQNSTDVDTSASSNSGESQITTPEQHGANGRVLLTGVITPLTFEDNKSLSAGPFNKSPSSSISSSSHFTFSPDCDSKLRQSPSMFDDTDSDCTVDSAISCHSEPVYSGAARLRKQPVKKIMKKTMSYELTPRDSGHSDVSHIHGYTGVYIKGLEVANNVSAEKKLERPDVKSPVLGRSRSMSTPSRIHSRRSDEDGKKPSSKVQHIMDEMIATEREYVRSLSYIIEHYFPEMERLDLPQDLRGKRSIIFGNVEKLWDFHSQYFLKELEACAHCPLSISSCFLRHEDQFGMYALYSKNKPQSDALLSSHGNEFFKNKQLELEDKMDLASYLLKPIQRMSKYALLLKDLIKECSQSQEQELSDLRTAEEMVKFQLRHGNDLLAMDAIRGCDVNLKEQGQLRCQDEFIVWCGRRKYLRHVFLFEDLILFSKTKKIEGGYDIYIYKQSFKTAEIGMTENVGDSGLRFEIWFRRRKSQDTFILQASCAEVKAVWTAIIGKILWRQALRNRELRMQEMVSMGIGSKPFMDIKPSDAAISDRAIDYIMKGSESRTRASIAVPSFEHAASFKRPHSTISNSSTSSSSSQSSSSLLGSLNLHLYSSPSHPHTHPYPVASVSPFGQWPYDCIEEDELEQDSGSQPSMITESSETSSQCTSSDSVTGLTIPGHSSIVMDSYSNSEPSSFLCSSTPPSSVASPSIFQDDEDIQPQGTNFITAL; encoded by the exons GACGCTGAGTCTTTAGATAACTGCATCCAGAGCACCTTGTCGGCCCTGTACCGCCCCTTCACTGCCACTGCTGCCACTGTTCTGTGGCAGCTCTTCAGCGTGGTGGAGAGGCAGTACAGAGGAGACGGCCTCCGCTGCCTCATTGACTTTTTGCTTCCTGCGAAGAGGATCCTGCAGATCATCCAACAAGAAACCTAT gtgAGGTTCCGAGGACTGCTGTTCTATCATGAGGGGTGGCCTCTCTGCATCCACGAGAAAGTCGTCCTGCAGCTTGCCCCCCTGCACAAGGTGCGGCTAAAGCAAGGAGACTTCTACTTCCAGATCGTTCCTTTGGGCCGCAAGACTGCCAAGCTAGTgataaaatgtttgtctgcCAGTGGGCAGGCAATTGCGGAAATCCCCATCGCAGAGAGCATGTATAGCAGCATCTTCACAGCTGAGTTCTTGCAGAATGTAACACGTGACCGAAACCTGCACCCACTACAGAACTGTCTGCTTACCACTGGTACAGCTGTGTACAGGACACCGTGGAAGAACGTGGTCAACCCagtgtttgtcagcagcacgtCGGACGCTATCATGCAAGCACGCTGCAGCAGAGGTGGCTTCCGTGGCCATCTTAGTACCTGTAGCACCAGTGGATCCACAGGGACCCTGGATAGCCAACGCAGCTCCAGGGAGTCTCTGCACTCTCAGGGAGCTGACTCCATCTTCTCTGAGCCCACTTCACTGAACAGAAACCATACGGATCGTGGCAGTGAGAGCCATAGCACCAGTACAGCAGACACTGCTACAAGAATTATTAAAATTGAAAGACCCACTGAGGAGTGTGGAATAGGACACGGGGGTGAGGACACTGGTGGGAAAGAAAGAGCGCCAGGATCCAAGTTGCTCTCTTTTAGTACAGACCTCAGTAACCCAGGCCCACGGCGCCGCATCCCTAAAGACTCTGTGGCCTTTGAGAGCAGGAGACTTTTCAGGAAATCTTACATGGAGGCTCTGCAAAATCCCATGAGCCTTGGGTCTAGCTCTGAGTCCATCCTAGAGGAAGGTTCAGAGCACAGTGCTGGTCTAAGAGAGAGAACAGTGACGCCAGGCAGCAGCCCCGACACCAGGACATCCTCCAGAGAACACTTACCTCGTAAGTTAGGAAGCCGGGGCTGGCTGAGTAGCGATGACTCCAGGCCCAGCacacctttactttacttacagaGGAGTTTACGGAGTGCAGAAAGACGCGCGGAACGGCGATCCAAGTCACTGGAACGGACTAACAAGGCGGGCCAGGTTAAAGGGCATAGGGAACGATCCTCCTCAGGAGGCTCAGCTAGTATCTCACCCAAAAAGCTAATGAATGGCTACGCTCTGCGTTTTGGGAAGCTGGATGTGGAGGCAGTTTTTCCTGGTTCTGAGAGAAGGAACAGCAAAGAGGAGTCAG GACAGCGGGACGATGGCATCAGTAGTgagagcaggcagcacagacacagcGTAGAAGAATCACACAGTCCCAAAGCTCCCAATGGGGCCGCCATCAGGCTCAATTCGACATCAAGTTCATCTTTTGAGAGTATTTCAGCTTTCCCAAAATTGATGTCAGAGGTTAATCAAGAGCTGCTCACATCGGGTGCTGTGATCCTGCCAG GAAACAGAGATCGCAGTGGGAGAGCAGTGCTGCAGGTGTGCACAAGAGCTCAGGTGTGGGCTGGTGAGAGTTGCATGGTCAATGACCTCACCTGTTTACTGGGCTACTACTACTTCATGCTGCG GAAAGAAAGGCGGGATCAAGGTCTGACTGTAGTAATAGacagcaggaggcagcagccTGTTCCAGCTCTGTTGTCATCTCTGTCTGAATTACAG gCTTTAGTACCAAATGCACTTTATTCAATTTACTTCCTGGTGGACAAGGAGACAGTGGCTAAAACTGAGAGAGACATCAATGTGCAG ACCGAGATGCTATCATCTCTGAAGGCCCTACTGAAGCACATTGACCAAACCCAGCTCACACGAGAACTTGAGGGCACTTTCCATTACGACCACAACCACTGGATCCACTTTAGACAG AAAATCGAACCATTTGCCAGCAGCTGTAGCGCAGCCATCACCTCCCTTCAGGAATCTATCAGAACCCTGAGCAACACCGGCAACCTGAAGACCTCTAAG GAGGTGTCCGAGGTTATAGAACAGCAGAGGCATCTCATGAAGCATGTACTAGATGACACGCGGCTGAACAGGCTGCGTCTAGAGGGAGGAACTGTCCTCGCCCGCATCAGGAAGGAAGAGGCCTGTGAGAATGAAAACTACAG agATGCTGTTGACATGTTGAATGCACTGTACAACCAAGTAGATGAAGAGGTTCATAAACTTGTGATACTGTCCAACAAGTCTCAGAAACATCTAGAGAGTCTGCTGGAGGTGCGCAAGTTTGAGGAGCAAACACAACAG ATCAAGCTGTGGTTCAGCGTAGAGGGAGAGAAGCAACTCATACCAGTGGAATCACTAAATCTATCTGTGGCTAAAATTAAAGAGATGAGGGGGAGCTTGCACCAGTTTCTGGAGGAGTCAGTG TACCAGCAGAGGCACGGCTTGCAGCTTGTGAAAAATTCTCCTGAGTCTCTTCCAGATTCGGTTCTGCTTGACTTTAAGGAACATCTGGGTTCTGTCCTGAGCAGAGTGGAGCACAGGAAGGCTCAATTAGAAATTCTCACCAACCTGTATGAGTTCTATGACTCA GCAAATCAGTGGATGGACCACTGTCAGGATTATTTCCATCAATTAAGTCTGCAAACTCCAGGCATGGCACTTTCACCATCTGTGGTGCAGAACTTGCAGGATTACTACACTGAGGCATCCAAATTCTCCATGGACAACTTCAGCACTCTCAACGATATGGTGCTCTCACTGGAGAgtcctcagcagctgcagcggTGGAACACAGTGTGGAATAAATGTCAGCAGACGAAACAGCAGCTAGAAGAGACTTTGGCTCTTGCTTTGAGAACCGCACAGAACTCCACAGATGTTGATACGTCAGCTTCTTCAAATAGCGGTGAAAGTCAGATCACCACTCCAGAACAGCATGGAGCTAATGGTCGTGTGCTTTTAACTGGGGTGATTACGCCACTGACTTTTGAGGACAATAAGTCTCTATCGGCTGGACCTTTCAATAAAAGTCCCTCCAGTTcaatctcctcttcctcacactTCACCTTCTCCCCTGACTGCGACAGCAAACTGAGGCAGAGTCCATCCATGTTTGACGACACAGACAGCGACTGCACCGTCGACTCGGCCATCTCCTGCCATTCTGAGCCCGTCTACTCTGGAGCCGCCCGCCTCCGCAAACAGCCAGTGAAGAAGATCATGAAGAAGACTATGAGCTATGAGCTGACCCCAAGAGATAGTGGTCACTCAGATGTAAGCCACATTCATGGCTACACAGGTGTGTACATCAAAGGTTTGGAGGTGGCTAATAATGTGTCTGCAGAGAAGAAGTTGGAGAGACCGGATGTGAAGAGCCCTGTGCTAGGACGCAGCCGCAGCATGTCCACTCCCTCCAGGATCCACAGCAGGCGAAGTGACGAAGATGGCAAGAAACCAAGCAG TAAAGTGCAGCACATCATGGATGAGATGATCGCCACAGAGAGGGAGTATGTTCGCTCTCTCAGCTACATCATCGAGCACTATTTCCCCGAGATGGAGCGCCTCGACTTGCCCCAGGACCTGAGGGGGAAGCGCAGCATCATTTTTGGGAATGTGGAGAAACTGTGGGACTTCCATAGCCAGTACTTCCTGAAGGAGCTGGAGGCGTGTGCCCACTGCCCACTGTCCATCAGTAGCTGTTTTCTCAGACAT GAGGATCAGTTTGGAATGTATGCTCTGTACAGCAAGAATAAGCCGCAGTCCGACGCTCTGCTCAGCAGTCATGGGAACGAATTCTTTAAG AATAAACAGTTGGAGCTCGAGGACAAAATGGACCTGGCGTCCTACTTGCTGAAGCCCATTCAGAGGATGAGCAAATATGCACTGTTACTGAAAGACCTGATCAAGGAGTGCAGTCAGTCgcaggagcaggagctgagTGACCTCCGCACGGCAGAAGAGATGGTCAAGTTTCAGCTTCGCCACGGCAACGATCTGCTAGCTATGGATGCCATTCGTGGCTGCGAT GTGAACCTTAAGGAACAGGGTCAACTTCGCTGCCAGGATGAGTTCATAGTCTGGTGTGGAAGGAGGAAATACCTTCGCCACGTCTTCTTGTTTGAAGATCTCATCCTCTTCAGCAAGACCAAGAAGATAGAAGGAGGATATGATATTTACATCTACAAACAGTCCTTCAAA acAGCAGAGATAGGTATGACTGAAAACGTCGGCGACAGTGGCCTGCGTTTTGAGATCTGGTTTCGCCGGAGGAAGTCACAGGACACGTTTATACTTCAGGCCAGCTGTGCAGAGGTCAAGGCTGTGTGGACAGCTATTATTGGCAAGATCCTGTGGAGGCAGGCGCTCAGAAACCGAG AGTTGCGAATGCAGGAAATGGTATCGATGGGGATTGGCAGCAAACCATTCATGGACATCAAGCCTAGTGATGCTGCAATCAGCGACAGAGCAATTGACTATATCATGAAAGGGTCAG AGTCTAGGACGAGAGCTTCTATTGCGGTGCCTTCATTTGAACACGCCGCTTCGTTCAAGAGACCTCACTCCACTATCTCCAACAgcagcacctcctcctccagcagccaGTCGTCGTCCTCCCTGCTGGGATCACTAAATCTCCACCTCTACTCATCAccctctcacccacacacacatccataccCAGTGGCCAGTGTTTCACCTTTTGGCCAGTGGCCCTATGATTGCATAGAGGAAGACGAGCTGGAGCAGGACAGTGGGAGTCAGCCCTCCATGA
- the zgc:158766 gene encoding pleckstrin homology domain-containing family G member 4B isoform X1: MLSLGKMHSRAKSRSCDNYLSIKDAESLDNCIQSTLSALYRPFTATAATVLWQLFSVVERQYRGDGLRCLIDFLLPAKRILQIIQQETYVRFRGLLFYHEGWPLCIHEKVVLQLAPLHKVRLKQGDFYFQIVPLGRKTAKLVIKCLSASGQAIAEIPIAESMYSSIFTAEFLQNVTRDRNLHPLQNCLLTTGTAVYRTPWKNVVNPVFVSSTSDAIMQARCSRGGFRGHLSTCSTSGSTGTLDSQRSSRESLHSQGADSIFSEPTSLNRNHTDRGSESHSTSTADTATRIIKIERPTEECGIGHGGEDTGGKERAPGSKLLSFSTDLSNPGPRRRIPKDSVAFESRRLFRKSYMEALQNPMSLGSSSESILEEGSEHSAGLRERTVTPGSSPDTRTSSREHLPRKLGSRGWLSSDDSRPSTPLLYLQRSLRSAERRAERRSKSLERTNKAGQVKGHRERSSSGGSASISPKKLMNGYALRFGKLDVEAVFPGSERRNSKEESGQRDDGISSESRQHRHSVEESHSPKAPNGAAIRLNSTSSSSFESISAFPKLMSEVNQELLTSGAVILPGNRDRSGRAVLQVCTRAQVWAGESCMVNDLTCLLGYYYFMLRKERRDQGLTVVIDSRRQQPVPALLSSLSELQALVPNALYSIYFLVDKETVAKTERDINVQTEMLSSLKALLKHIDQTQLTRELEGTFHYDHNHWIHFRQKIEPFASSCSAAITSLQESIRTLSNTGNLKTSKEVSEVIEQQRHLMKHVLDDTRLNRLRLEGGTVLARIRKEEACENENYRDAVDMLNALYNQVDEEVHKLVILSNKSQKHLESLLEVRKFEEQTQQIKLWFSVEGEKQLIPVESLNLSVAKIKEMRGSLHQFLEESVYQQRHGLQLVKNSPESLPDSVLLDFKEHLGSVLSRVEHRKAQLEILTNLYEFYDSANQWMDHCQDYFHQLSLQTPGMALSPSVVQNLQDYYTEASKFSMDNFSTLNDMVLSLESPQQLQRWNTVWNKCQQTKQQLEETLALALRTAQNSTDVDTSASSNSGESQITTPEQHGANGRVLLTGVITPLTFEDNKSLSAGPFNKSPSSSISSSSHFTFSPDCDSKLRQSPSMFDDTDSDCTVDSAISCHSEPVYSGAARLRKQPVKKIMKKTMSYELTPRDSGHSDVSHIHGYTGVYIKGLEVANNVSAEKKLERPDVKSPVLGRSRSMSTPSRIHSRRSDEDGKKPSSKVQHIMDEMIATEREYVRSLSYIIEHYFPEMERLDLPQDLRGKRSIIFGNVEKLWDFHSQYFLKELEACAHCPLSISSCFLRHEDQFGMYALYSKNKPQSDALLSSHGNEFFKNKQLELEDKMDLASYLLKPIQRMSKYALLLKDLIKECSQSQEQELSDLRTAEEMVKFQLRHGNDLLAMDAIRGCDVNLKEQGQLRCQDEFIVWCGRRKYLRHVFLFEDLILFSKTKKIEGGYDIYIYKQSFKTAEIGMTENVGDSGLRFEIWFRRRKSQDTFILQASCAEVKAVWTAIIGKILWRQALRNRELRMQEMVSMGIGSKPFMDIKPSDAAISDRAIDYIMKGSESRTRASIAVPSFEHAASFKRPHSTISNSSTSSSSSQSSSSLLGSLNLHLYSSPSHPHTHPYPVASVSPFGQWPYDCIEEDELEQDSGSQPSMITESSETSSQCTSSDSVTGLTIPGHSSIVMDSYSNSEPSSFLCSSTPPSSVASPSIFQDDEDIQPQGTNFITASTTSHIAVGLSTVV; the protein is encoded by the exons GACGCTGAGTCTTTAGATAACTGCATCCAGAGCACCTTGTCGGCCCTGTACCGCCCCTTCACTGCCACTGCTGCCACTGTTCTGTGGCAGCTCTTCAGCGTGGTGGAGAGGCAGTACAGAGGAGACGGCCTCCGCTGCCTCATTGACTTTTTGCTTCCTGCGAAGAGGATCCTGCAGATCATCCAACAAGAAACCTAT gtgAGGTTCCGAGGACTGCTGTTCTATCATGAGGGGTGGCCTCTCTGCATCCACGAGAAAGTCGTCCTGCAGCTTGCCCCCCTGCACAAGGTGCGGCTAAAGCAAGGAGACTTCTACTTCCAGATCGTTCCTTTGGGCCGCAAGACTGCCAAGCTAGTgataaaatgtttgtctgcCAGTGGGCAGGCAATTGCGGAAATCCCCATCGCAGAGAGCATGTATAGCAGCATCTTCACAGCTGAGTTCTTGCAGAATGTAACACGTGACCGAAACCTGCACCCACTACAGAACTGTCTGCTTACCACTGGTACAGCTGTGTACAGGACACCGTGGAAGAACGTGGTCAACCCagtgtttgtcagcagcacgtCGGACGCTATCATGCAAGCACGCTGCAGCAGAGGTGGCTTCCGTGGCCATCTTAGTACCTGTAGCACCAGTGGATCCACAGGGACCCTGGATAGCCAACGCAGCTCCAGGGAGTCTCTGCACTCTCAGGGAGCTGACTCCATCTTCTCTGAGCCCACTTCACTGAACAGAAACCATACGGATCGTGGCAGTGAGAGCCATAGCACCAGTACAGCAGACACTGCTACAAGAATTATTAAAATTGAAAGACCCACTGAGGAGTGTGGAATAGGACACGGGGGTGAGGACACTGGTGGGAAAGAAAGAGCGCCAGGATCCAAGTTGCTCTCTTTTAGTACAGACCTCAGTAACCCAGGCCCACGGCGCCGCATCCCTAAAGACTCTGTGGCCTTTGAGAGCAGGAGACTTTTCAGGAAATCTTACATGGAGGCTCTGCAAAATCCCATGAGCCTTGGGTCTAGCTCTGAGTCCATCCTAGAGGAAGGTTCAGAGCACAGTGCTGGTCTAAGAGAGAGAACAGTGACGCCAGGCAGCAGCCCCGACACCAGGACATCCTCCAGAGAACACTTACCTCGTAAGTTAGGAAGCCGGGGCTGGCTGAGTAGCGATGACTCCAGGCCCAGCacacctttactttacttacagaGGAGTTTACGGAGTGCAGAAAGACGCGCGGAACGGCGATCCAAGTCACTGGAACGGACTAACAAGGCGGGCCAGGTTAAAGGGCATAGGGAACGATCCTCCTCAGGAGGCTCAGCTAGTATCTCACCCAAAAAGCTAATGAATGGCTACGCTCTGCGTTTTGGGAAGCTGGATGTGGAGGCAGTTTTTCCTGGTTCTGAGAGAAGGAACAGCAAAGAGGAGTCAG GACAGCGGGACGATGGCATCAGTAGTgagagcaggcagcacagacacagcGTAGAAGAATCACACAGTCCCAAAGCTCCCAATGGGGCCGCCATCAGGCTCAATTCGACATCAAGTTCATCTTTTGAGAGTATTTCAGCTTTCCCAAAATTGATGTCAGAGGTTAATCAAGAGCTGCTCACATCGGGTGCTGTGATCCTGCCAG GAAACAGAGATCGCAGTGGGAGAGCAGTGCTGCAGGTGTGCACAAGAGCTCAGGTGTGGGCTGGTGAGAGTTGCATGGTCAATGACCTCACCTGTTTACTGGGCTACTACTACTTCATGCTGCG GAAAGAAAGGCGGGATCAAGGTCTGACTGTAGTAATAGacagcaggaggcagcagccTGTTCCAGCTCTGTTGTCATCTCTGTCTGAATTACAG gCTTTAGTACCAAATGCACTTTATTCAATTTACTTCCTGGTGGACAAGGAGACAGTGGCTAAAACTGAGAGAGACATCAATGTGCAG ACCGAGATGCTATCATCTCTGAAGGCCCTACTGAAGCACATTGACCAAACCCAGCTCACACGAGAACTTGAGGGCACTTTCCATTACGACCACAACCACTGGATCCACTTTAGACAG AAAATCGAACCATTTGCCAGCAGCTGTAGCGCAGCCATCACCTCCCTTCAGGAATCTATCAGAACCCTGAGCAACACCGGCAACCTGAAGACCTCTAAG GAGGTGTCCGAGGTTATAGAACAGCAGAGGCATCTCATGAAGCATGTACTAGATGACACGCGGCTGAACAGGCTGCGTCTAGAGGGAGGAACTGTCCTCGCCCGCATCAGGAAGGAAGAGGCCTGTGAGAATGAAAACTACAG agATGCTGTTGACATGTTGAATGCACTGTACAACCAAGTAGATGAAGAGGTTCATAAACTTGTGATACTGTCCAACAAGTCTCAGAAACATCTAGAGAGTCTGCTGGAGGTGCGCAAGTTTGAGGAGCAAACACAACAG ATCAAGCTGTGGTTCAGCGTAGAGGGAGAGAAGCAACTCATACCAGTGGAATCACTAAATCTATCTGTGGCTAAAATTAAAGAGATGAGGGGGAGCTTGCACCAGTTTCTGGAGGAGTCAGTG TACCAGCAGAGGCACGGCTTGCAGCTTGTGAAAAATTCTCCTGAGTCTCTTCCAGATTCGGTTCTGCTTGACTTTAAGGAACATCTGGGTTCTGTCCTGAGCAGAGTGGAGCACAGGAAGGCTCAATTAGAAATTCTCACCAACCTGTATGAGTTCTATGACTCA GCAAATCAGTGGATGGACCACTGTCAGGATTATTTCCATCAATTAAGTCTGCAAACTCCAGGCATGGCACTTTCACCATCTGTGGTGCAGAACTTGCAGGATTACTACACTGAGGCATCCAAATTCTCCATGGACAACTTCAGCACTCTCAACGATATGGTGCTCTCACTGGAGAgtcctcagcagctgcagcggTGGAACACAGTGTGGAATAAATGTCAGCAGACGAAACAGCAGCTAGAAGAGACTTTGGCTCTTGCTTTGAGAACCGCACAGAACTCCACAGATGTTGATACGTCAGCTTCTTCAAATAGCGGTGAAAGTCAGATCACCACTCCAGAACAGCATGGAGCTAATGGTCGTGTGCTTTTAACTGGGGTGATTACGCCACTGACTTTTGAGGACAATAAGTCTCTATCGGCTGGACCTTTCAATAAAAGTCCCTCCAGTTcaatctcctcttcctcacactTCACCTTCTCCCCTGACTGCGACAGCAAACTGAGGCAGAGTCCATCCATGTTTGACGACACAGACAGCGACTGCACCGTCGACTCGGCCATCTCCTGCCATTCTGAGCCCGTCTACTCTGGAGCCGCCCGCCTCCGCAAACAGCCAGTGAAGAAGATCATGAAGAAGACTATGAGCTATGAGCTGACCCCAAGAGATAGTGGTCACTCAGATGTAAGCCACATTCATGGCTACACAGGTGTGTACATCAAAGGTTTGGAGGTGGCTAATAATGTGTCTGCAGAGAAGAAGTTGGAGAGACCGGATGTGAAGAGCCCTGTGCTAGGACGCAGCCGCAGCATGTCCACTCCCTCCAGGATCCACAGCAGGCGAAGTGACGAAGATGGCAAGAAACCAAGCAG TAAAGTGCAGCACATCATGGATGAGATGATCGCCACAGAGAGGGAGTATGTTCGCTCTCTCAGCTACATCATCGAGCACTATTTCCCCGAGATGGAGCGCCTCGACTTGCCCCAGGACCTGAGGGGGAAGCGCAGCATCATTTTTGGGAATGTGGAGAAACTGTGGGACTTCCATAGCCAGTACTTCCTGAAGGAGCTGGAGGCGTGTGCCCACTGCCCACTGTCCATCAGTAGCTGTTTTCTCAGACAT GAGGATCAGTTTGGAATGTATGCTCTGTACAGCAAGAATAAGCCGCAGTCCGACGCTCTGCTCAGCAGTCATGGGAACGAATTCTTTAAG AATAAACAGTTGGAGCTCGAGGACAAAATGGACCTGGCGTCCTACTTGCTGAAGCCCATTCAGAGGATGAGCAAATATGCACTGTTACTGAAAGACCTGATCAAGGAGTGCAGTCAGTCgcaggagcaggagctgagTGACCTCCGCACGGCAGAAGAGATGGTCAAGTTTCAGCTTCGCCACGGCAACGATCTGCTAGCTATGGATGCCATTCGTGGCTGCGAT GTGAACCTTAAGGAACAGGGTCAACTTCGCTGCCAGGATGAGTTCATAGTCTGGTGTGGAAGGAGGAAATACCTTCGCCACGTCTTCTTGTTTGAAGATCTCATCCTCTTCAGCAAGACCAAGAAGATAGAAGGAGGATATGATATTTACATCTACAAACAGTCCTTCAAA acAGCAGAGATAGGTATGACTGAAAACGTCGGCGACAGTGGCCTGCGTTTTGAGATCTGGTTTCGCCGGAGGAAGTCACAGGACACGTTTATACTTCAGGCCAGCTGTGCAGAGGTCAAGGCTGTGTGGACAGCTATTATTGGCAAGATCCTGTGGAGGCAGGCGCTCAGAAACCGAG AGTTGCGAATGCAGGAAATGGTATCGATGGGGATTGGCAGCAAACCATTCATGGACATCAAGCCTAGTGATGCTGCAATCAGCGACAGAGCAATTGACTATATCATGAAAGGGTCAG AGTCTAGGACGAGAGCTTCTATTGCGGTGCCTTCATTTGAACACGCCGCTTCGTTCAAGAGACCTCACTCCACTATCTCCAACAgcagcacctcctcctccagcagccaGTCGTCGTCCTCCCTGCTGGGATCACTAAATCTCCACCTCTACTCATCAccctctcacccacacacacatccataccCAGTGGCCAGTGTTTCACCTTTTGGCCAGTGGCCCTATGATTGCATAGAGGAAGACGAGCTGGAGCAGGACAGTGGGAGTCAGCCCTCCATGA